The Montipora foliosa isolate CH-2021 chromosome 1, ASM3666993v2, whole genome shotgun sequence DNA segment TTGGTGAGTATCGCCAGCTGAGACAGACTCGCTCCGGTGTAATTAATATCACGTGAGTAACACCCGTTGTTTTCACATCCCTGGACATGCGTTCTTCTTTCACTGTCATGACTGATGACTGTCACGCCAACTCCATTCTCGTCAGTCATGTTACAAGTGACGTCAAACGGGGGCAAGCCTCCTTCACCGTCAGGATCAATGACGTAACCTCCACTTTTTGAAGTAGGGTCCAACCTTTTCAAAGCGGTGCAAGATTTTGCGTATCCTTTACAGAGAAAATATAATTGTTAGCACTTAACCGACGATATCTTTTTTTCCAGGGTGAGAGTTCCTACTGTTTGCTCGCTCCCAGTTTATCGTGGTGTTTCTAATGACCTAGTAAAGTGAGTAAATGACGGTAGTTTCAAGAGGAAACATTACAGATCAAGGACAACtctgaattttttctttttattaaccTGTTTTCGAAAAAAAGTGCTTTGCGCCTTAAAGGTTAAATAACTTGTAACCAAAGTGCTTTCTTTCGAGTTTTGAGGTACAAAATCGACAAAGTTTCAGCTGGCACTGGAATTGATTGTTTGGCGAACCCCTCTTTCTTTCAAATCATATATATTATGAAGCTGCTTGTTAGTTAGAATATCCTGACAAGTTAAAACGCGGAAAAGATAATTTATATTCGAAAGGgaaacatttgaaaaacaaaaaaaattgggaaaaatAGGCTTTTGGTGTTCATTTTACATACATGTCCCGGAATCAGAAGTTACAGGAACAATTAAGTTTACTAACACGAAATGAGACCCATCTTGGTCTTCAAAAATCACCAAGAAAGACTGTTAGGTGCTTGTTTTTAGTCCAGCTccaaaaagaaacaatttgGAAATGGAGTTAAATAGCTTACCTCGGTTTCCGGGGGGTTTCCCTATTCCCATGTATGTTGAGTGTGGTTCAACTACGAAACAAGCGCGACAACTATACTCTTTGGTTTTATAGTTTAAATCACATTTCCTGGTGTCCCACCAATAGTTAATGCTCATGCATGGTGGATCGTTAATGCACTGGTGAACGCAGTCAAAATAGCGCTGTATTTCCTTGGAGCCGTAAGCTGCGTGCAGAAGGGCGACTCCTCGTTCAGATCTTGATTCACGGCACTCCGAGCTCCCTTGCAGAGCCAAAACAATTATCTTTGAGTAAAATAATGTTAGTAAGATAGGTATTTGATGCATTCTCGATCGTAGTTCTACTGATTCAAAGTCCGAATCTCAGTTGTACAGAACTGAATTAAAACATGTCCACCTGTCTCTGATGCTCAAAATGATAAACGACAAATAAATTTGACAGAGACTTAAATATTTAAGTTCGGAAATGTCAAGAGTTAAGTTACACGATGCAATTATTGCTCTCCAATTTCCTCAGTTATGAAGCCACGGAAAAAAGTTAGAGGAAAAAGGCTTATTGATTGATAACAGAAACAAAATAGAGtaggaaaataatttgaaagaaatatttccAAAGGTTCTTGAGAACATCAGTTGAGAAATAACTTGAAGAATTAAAACAAGAGCAAGACATGTTGCGACATACATGTTGCGACATATTTATGCCACCTTCCGTTATGAATGAGGTGTACAATTTCAATTTAGACCTATTTAtaagaaaatacattttttgttaaaaatgggtTTTAATTTAAATTGTACGACTCATTCACAACTGGAAATGTCataagtatgtcgaaacatgtcttgtaaaaaaaataattgatttttttttatttcttgaagttatttgaaagaaagttatgACTCAGTTTAGTCCTGAATCAAGCATTCCATCTTCCCGCGGCATTTCATTAGGATGTAAAATTGGTTAGGCATATATAAATTCTttcaaacaattatttttatacaCTTAAATTTTTAACATAACCAAAAAGACagataaaaacaatttacaGGACTCAGACTGGTAAATACGTATACAATTGCCAATAAGCTAAATATTCTTAAAACAATATATGCTTTTTACTTCAATTAGTTATTTACATATAAGGTAAGAGCTTTTTCCACTTCAGTTGTCATTGTGTTTCGTAAGTTTATTCCGCTTTGTCACTATCTGTTTTTAATTCTGGTAAAGTAATTTGGTCCTGgcttgtaaaacttgtaacAACAGATTCACGTCACTTATAGATAAACttgaccctccgtgagggtactcTGGGTTGCccgtggtacgtgcaccgttctagacaattttttttcaagttggggagtcattaagaccatttaaggggtcacccagaagtcataccagcagaggccctttggctcacaggtcctcacacgttcgtacgacgaatccttttctgaggttaaaaacctggctaccggcctattaattaatcatctgtcagaaagaagaaattcctgtcgtctttagaaaaaataaacacgcattgcttacgtgtacgtgtggtagtgacgtaacacagcgatttattccatataaaatgtcaactgagctgtgtgttgtcttccaggagattcaagttgtccttgcgtaatatgtagttcTAACAGTGCACCGTACATAGTTtgggtattgtctatcattgtagtgccatggtagaggTCTTGGGTAAATatcctgagaagacatgtggctactagcaaagtactgaacccacaaagattgaagaaaataaatgggaagtgagaaacattggcttctgggctgacatgttgataattttcaagctccctcacaacttctttctcCACAAGTTTAAGCAAGCCCTCTGAACAGCTTTgttaaaactaaaatttaatAAAGTTAACCatttccggcggggttagtatctggatgggtgaccatatCCCTTCGTacaacagaagcattggaccgaaaatactaataacgctaacaaatgtgaactcagcaaggtatagattttgttagcttgctttatgcaaaagcaaatattgatgcaatagtaaattgatacacagtttttagaaagagaagaaggaagtttccaggagggtcgctcgagaataacatatttacgacatgaaaacaacattaattttgaaccgtgactatagaatataaaaagttaccatcagcgacgAGCATTTTGGGAATTTTTTTCTATGTTCAATTTTATTAATGTACTTTTggttgaacaaattcagcgggcgccgtgattaagtgaTTATGTTTCAACTCGCCAAACAGTAAAGCATGTGTCTCAAATGATGGTaagctaccgggttttcgtaagtttatttttctgtcaagtgttataaagtttgacaataaatgagcgaattcaaaacaaagatcacaatcgcctaaACTCTGAGTGAGGTTGACCAttatttctgcaaagtcaaaaatttaatctccaagacgaggttatttatcaccaggtaattccatcattttggaaatagcagctactttattattcaccggcgtcacaattttttgctgattttggggctcattttgttgaaactcaagcactcttccaacagacctgtttattttcgtgaaacctttcctgcttacaggcaatactaaaaatatccgcCCGTAttacgtttcaaccttaagctcgaaaattcaatacacaacatgatactataattcacaaaggcagaaaatatcacagaatcactttccagcgaaacattttattgaaacaaacaacataagatgcactaaaacgcgattcgcgttgcaatgacttttaattagacgccattgctggtgaatgagaataacaaactcacgaggcagaatgtatactttttttaattaagttagcacaacagaaaaacgctaacctctaaatgacacgaaaatgctttactattgccttaaaaactatccagttaagctcgcatatcataaaacatgatgaattcataaaggccaccttttccagcgaacactttttttaaacaaacaacatatttgctagaTGTTCGGGCCAGGACCCGCTGTGGAAGAACGTCACGACCCCCTGTGAGACTAGACTTGTAATGTGGCCACCCTACTGGGGACATTTGTTGTGTTAATATTATGGGGTACCAGAACATGTGCTTTTCGTTCGAAGAATCGTAGTCATTATGCGAAGGGTGTACTAGCAGTTTTCGTCAGAtcattaaagttattgtttacCGTTGTCGAGAGCAAAGATTATTTCTTAGCCTGAACAGACATTATGGTCCTTCGAGGTCGGATTTGAGGAACGTTTGGCAAAGGAAAGCACTAAGCAGAAGAGTAAACATTGAGATAAACGAATACAGGATTGAATATGGCAGACAACTGTGCATCGTCTCAGTCAGCGGAGGAAATTGTGAGTGAAATGTCTCTTTCCCTAGTCAAAGCTGAGTTACAAAAGAGAGGACTACCAGCGGTAGGAAAGAAACCAGTTCTATGGCTCGACTTATCGTTGCTATAAAACAAGAGGAATCTAAGCCTTCGTGTTCGCAAAACAATAATAAGCAGTCGACTGATACAGTCCCTAAACAGGCCTTGCCAGCTGACAACGGGCCTTCAGCATCAACTGGTGAACATTTGTCGTCGCAGTCTTCCAATCATCAGTTAAGTAATATTCAGTTGTTAAGGAGAAAGGAAATGATCCTCTAGATGGACATTGATGCTGTGATACAAGTAATACTTGAGACGAGCAAAGATTCCAGTAACAACGTCGTAAGAATGGAAAATCGTGTTCAAAAGTTGAACCGTTACATGGATAGTTGCAGTGAGGTAAGAGATGAGGTCATTGGACTTATTTCTGATGATGAAATTGCTGAAGAAGCTCAAAAGTGGATTGATTATCAACGAGGGATTGATAGTGCTCTAGATATAGCTCAAGAGTATATATCTAAACAATCAGTTTCCAAGGTGGATGAACAAACCACCTCGGGTTCAGCGGAGCACAAACAGTCACATTTAAAATTACCAAAACTGGAGTTGCCCAAGTTTGATGGagatgttttaaaatttcaaattttttggGACCAATTCGAGGCTACTGTTCATGATAATGAAAATGTGCCTGCTGTTCAGAAGTTCACCTACCGGCGTTCAGTACTTGAAGGGGTTGCTTATCACACAATCGAAGGATTTGAAGTCACTAGTGCAAATTATCAGCATGCTGTTGATGCTCTGAAACATCGCTTTGGTAGGAGGAGAATAATTATTTCATCTCTGGTTAAGTCAATTGTTCAGCTGGAGCCAAGGTCAAACAAAGGAGTAGAGTCTTTGCGAGATCTCCATGACACTCTAAAGAATCGGATTAGAGCTTTGGAGGCTCTGGGTGAAAAGCCAATGACCCATTCTTGTATCCTCCTCCCAATACTGGAAACCAAGCTTCCACCTGAGTTATCTGAGAAATGGGAATTAGAACTAACTGACATCAACGAAGAAAGTGTTGATCTTGAACTAttcttcaagtttttaaataaaCAAGTGATTTCCAAAGAGGCCGGGGAAAGAAATGCAAGCATGATTGGTGAGAATGGTGAAACCACAAGAGGAAGTCGGGGACGGGACAAGGACGGAATTGGCGTAAAGAACACCCGAGAGAAAGTGTTTTCAGCCGCTGCTCTACTAGCAAGTGGTACGAATCGGAAAAGCTATACAGCTTGCCATTTGTGTAAGGAGCAGGGACATGAAACTCTTAAATGTCCAGAGCTTAAACGACGGTCAGTCGATGAACGTTGGCAGTTAGTAAGGAAGAACCGCCTGTGCTTTAACTGTTTAAAGCCTGCAAATACCTTCCCCTACTCTTCAGTCTGTCGCCAACCCAAGTGCGGTGTTGAAGGGTGTGGCCGGTGTCATCACACCATGCTTCATGGTGACTGGGACCATACCACAGAGGGACAAAGACAGACAACATTAAGCGGATTTGTGGCTTCATACAACGCCGAGATGCAACACCCCTTATTACAGACTGGGACAGCCATGCTGGTCGCAGACGATGTCCAGAGAGCACCTGTGAGGGTTCTGTTTGACTCAGGAAGCCAAAGGTCTTATATCACCAAGAGAGTTGCTGAATCATTAGCCCTTGATGGACCTTCTGAAGTCCTTAGTGTATCCGTGTTAGGGGGAGAAGCCAGTCAAACGAAGCGA contains these protein-coding regions:
- the LOC137975671 gene encoding neurexin-4-like, which produces MSINYWWDTRKCDLNYKTKEYSCRACFVVEPHSTYMGIGKPPGNRGYAKSCTALKRLDPTSKSGGYVIDPDGEGGLPPFDVTCNMTDENGVGVTVISHDSERRTHVQGCENNGCYSRDINYTGASLSQLAILTKVSSHCVQFIKYECYGSVLLLNHPTGWWVSRDSTKMAYWGGASPGSFKCACGMTGSCARRNIVCNCDRNDRVWREDSGLLTEKTQLPVKQLRFGDIGNGKEQGYHTLGKFKCYGMA
- the LOC138010682 gene encoding uncharacterized protein → MDIDAVIQVILETSKDSSNNVVRMENRVQKLNRYMDSCSEVRDEVIGLISDDEIAEEAQKWIDYQRGIDSALDIAQEYISKQSVSKVDEQTTSGSAEHKQSHLKLPKLELPKFDGDVLKFQIFWDQFEATVHDNENVPAVQKFTYRRSVLEGVAYHTIEGFEVTSANYQHAVDALKHRFGRRRIIISSLVKSIVQLEPRSNKGVESLRDLHDTLKNRIRALEALGEKPMTHSCILLPILETKLPPELSEKWELELTDINEESVDLELFFKFLNKQVISKEAGERNASMIGENGETTRGSRGRDKDGIGVKNTREKVFSAAALLASGTNRKSYTACHLCKEQGHETLKCPELKRRSVDERWQLVRKNRLCFNCLKPANTFPYSSVCRQPKCGVEGCGRCHHTMLHGDWDHTTEGQRQTTLSGFVASYNAEMQHPLLQTGTAMLVADDVQRAPVRVLFDSGSQRSYITKRVAESLALDGPSEVLSVSVLGGEASQTKRMKRVSFSLTSVQESISKPVSMEALTIDKICTPLEPVEISLENYPHLQSLILADSCPRGPVNVDILIGADFYFSFMSGKCKKGETAQAPTAVESTLR